TCAATGATTACATTATAATTCATGATGGCGGGTGTGATGTCAGcaagttcattattttttttagaaattgtaattaaactttttaaagtttttatatataaattacatgtttacttacTCTCACTGGGAAGCGAAcagaggaccgaaatcgattaagtaattaaaattttgaattaagctattttaaattttaattttctctgaatttaaaaataatttcatgtttacggtcaaggccaaggtcatgacctcggcggcttaaaagCGGCTTGCAGATGTGGACTTTAAGTTGCTTTGCGGAATTTTTGGttccttctaaaaaaaaattgatttttttacgaatttcaaatttttaaatttttaaggaaTGAAAActagaaattttccctcaaaacaagAATACTCAGAATAAAGaatttctatttttaattttttttaaattattggctgaaaatgtttctaaaaaaatttggtaattttGACGGAGTTTGACGAATTGTTGacaaattttgagttattttcgACAAATTTTGATGGTCGAGGTCTATGGTCAATGTCATTCGTGAAGGCCGCCataatgtcacaatccaatatggtggtcggctCCTCTGCTCTTAATCCAGAATCTAGGGCCCGTaggaacatttgtatactactagtGGCATAGCCTACACTCACTACGCAGGGTCACGGCTCAcattgcgcccaaagaagtttcacttcagaaataCCTTACAGAACAGTGTGACAACTTTGTGATGACTCAGGACAATACTCACGTTGTTGTAAGGCAGTGTCTCCACCTTCTTGGGCCCGCAGATCTGCGGGTGGCTGCAGGGCATGCAAGGAGGGCCAGGCGGGCATGGGGGACACGGGAAGCATGCTGGTGGGCAGCAAGGGGAGCATGGCGGGCATGGAGGGCATGGCCCACACGAAGGAGCAGGAGGGGCGGGGCAGCAGGGAGGGCATGGAGGACACGGGCAGCAAGAAGCGAGGCATGGCGGGCATGGAGGACATGGCCCACACGAAGGAGCAGGAGGGGCTGGACAGCATGGAGGGCATGGAGGACACGGGCAGCAAGAAGCGAGGCATGGTGGGCATGGGGGACATGGCCCACACGAAGGTGCAGGAGGGGCGGGGCAGCAGGGAGGGCATGGAGGACACGGGCAGCAAGAAGCGAGGCATGGTGGGCATGGAGGACATGGCCCACATGAAGGAGCAGGAGGGGCTGGACAGCAGGGCGGGCATGGGGGACATGGGCCGCAGGAAGCAACACACGGCGGACAAGGAGGACACGGCGGACTGGGTGGGCATGGGCTGCACGGAGGACATGGGCCACACGGCGGGCATGGACCGCATGGTGGGCACGGCGCACAGCATGGCATGCACACAGTTGTCGTCTTCATGATGATGGGTTTcgggggcgggggcggcgggCAGCGAACCACTTGCAGGGGTGTGCAAATTGTGTGGGTCTCCCTCCTGATAGTGGGCTGCTTCTCCGCCTTACTTGATGATGAGATGATGCCGCTGTGGACACACAAAACAGTATCATTGAGCGAGGCTGAACTAAGTCAAGTGTAAAGAGGGTGTAAAGGATTTATGTTCACATTGACAAATGTGCCAAGAGTCACACGGGGGTTGATTAAAATTTGCATAAACATGAAGAGCAAATAAGGTCAGAGGAAGCATTTATTGAGTTTCTTGTGCTACTAGTCACATTACTGTCGTAATACCAGTACTGGTAAGCAGTTTATGGTCATTAACTTGACTATTAAAAGCCTACATAGTATACCTTCAATAGTTCATGCACTGATGAGACAATGAAAGTACAGAATGAATACTTTATGAATGTGTTTGTGAAATAATATAGCCTAGTAAACATAGTTTTAATTCATCTGCAGTTGAAAGGTGTTCTAAATGTTTACAgaacaagggaaaaaaataatcaagTCCAATAGAAATGACATAGGTAGCTATAGAAAAAGGCATGCTAATTCCCTGTTTTTACTGTTGAAAAAATATCTAGATAAATCAAATAACATTATATTTTGACTTGAGTACATtcatggaaggggggggggggggggagttgctcCCAAACTTTCCTTTGGTAACCCAGCGTTCTTACCCTAACACTTTCCGCCCTGGCgccccccatgggcatggatatGGTTATACCATATACACAATCGGGAAAGCAGTTAGATCTtcggctatgaccagaggctgatgctacccatcccagcatagtcaccacctcggccccctgcTTCACTCAGTTGACCAGATAGTTGACTGCTTCCTTATCCCTGAAGACGATGTCAGCACTGCTGTAGCCAGCCCCGATCTCCTACATCATTATGGGACCCATCAGTCTCACAGAAAACTCGTGGGCCAATGGAGGCCTATCCAAACTCTcatagctgtccaggctagtggcCGGAGCTGTATCACCGCTCATCACGTCATATCTTCACAGGCATAGGGAACCCTCCCAGGTGATAGGAGCACCACCACCCAGTGCGAGACCTACCCAAACTAATCCTGGGCCACTTAAGGAAACTTCAGCGGGGAACCATTCACAAGAAGGATCATCCTGCACTAGTACCAACTTAGGTGGTGTCTAGGTTACCCATCAGTGCAGTTCTCACCGCACGCTGGAAGACTTCGAAGTTGTCTCGGTCTCGCCCCAGCCAACCCATGCCGAGCCCAGGGGCTTACAGCCGTTAACCCGGGTGTACCTGGCCCTGCCTACAACGTGCTAGACCATTGGGCTCTTCATGGTGAGACCGGTCTTTGGGTTTCACCACCAGGGCTCAGCAGTCGAACCCCCGAGAAGGTTCTGAGTCACATCTGCTGTCGCCTgcagattcagccaattcacAATTTATGGTCCCATaccatgcaattgaggatgcgctgcggcagggttacgcccggaattgtcctctttagttaaggcgatgctatgactagaggttgaggctacccattcCAACAATAGTCACCGCGATTTCTCCCCCcacagcggtgcccacgtggaggcagaggattgccacttggtgcggagaggcatGTGTTCGCTTCCATGCACCCATTCCGTTGACCTGTTGGATCGTGTCTCAGATAACTAGAACCGGCTACATCTCCGACACATCAGACGATAGTCACCTTCTCCTGCAGAAATCAGGTCCACGCCAGACACTGTCTTTCGACTGTGATACAACTTATTTTTACGAAATATAGCCTATTAAATCATAGTGGCCTGAACAAGTGACTGGGGGTGCATCAAAAGACAGACAGCCTGCAGAAAAATTCTCATTTACACTTGCACAGAGACAGGCAGATATTAAGGGTAGTCGGAAATGGCATCTGCTGTGtatcataaattaaattaaatggacTAAAAAAACTCAAGGAGATAGTGCACCTATTTGCTGATTTTTGTAAGGGGAGGATGAAATAAAAACACAGCCATGATGCCCAAGCAATGCCCCTCACATCAACTGACTTTCCAAATACCTGTAAATTCGTTCATTCCACCAGACTGCATGTTTGGatggatcaaaaaaaaattactctgaaaaccaTGTCCGCAATAGCAAAAACTGTAgaattctacaattttttttcgagTAGAACGGGTGGATTACAAAGTTAGGAAAAGACTTCAATCTTTACAGTTGGAAAAGTGCAATTGAGAAAATTTTAATGAGACCAAATAAATTGCATTTTCGTTGTGGTGTGTTCAAAGTCCATCGACTGCAGAAATTCTTGTTCAGGAAAAGGCTGCATataatgtaaatgtataaatagtaaaataataataataaaataaaaatatatcggcggaataataatgtttatattttatttatgtttatatatatatttcaaaatactggggaaaaattgatactgaaatcaactaAATAGTTTcgtatttcaaattttttgataatgaagattttaaaataagtatcgaaaattaatTGTATATTGAAAACTAATTGTCATGTCGCAATCTTTCTGGATAGATATGAATATTCAcaatataactaaaataatttaaaaaactagggtaattttatattaaataagcttGTGGTCTTAAACATTTGTTAGGCACTGTATTACTAATGAAACGAATAATTCAAACCCATAGTACCGGTACTGAGCTATTTTGATGTTGACCTCCTATATCAGTGTGGGCAACATAGACGAAGAAGCTAAATGTGAGTTTCCGATCGAGTGATTAAGAATTATCAGTGACAATGTCTTCGCCTGTAATATTCCCATCGAACTTTATAAACCATTAATCTCGTATACGCACATAGTCACATTTTAGGGACGACTAATTCTTACAGGTAACTCTTAGCTGACAAAtggggtgaaaaaaaaaggcagcaaatgcAGTCTACTTTTTAAAAGTTTACAACCACGGTCGATCGTATAACCGTAAACCAGAAGTAACTCACCTGCATTCGAAACAATCTATCATGTCTTGAAATGTTTTGATAAGGGCCTTATTGTCACAGGATGTGTCAGCCATGGTTTCCTGAACTATTGATtttctagtttaaaaaaaaaaaactaaaaattttgaaaataaaaggaGCCTAAAAAAGTTTAATTGCTCACCTtaaactgagaatttttttttcctccaaacgAAATGGCTTCCCAGGAGAATTAACAAAAGAAGTGAAACCATAGAGCATGCATGTTTACTTCCAAGCCCGAGCAAGCCAAGAAATAAAGAGAAATAAACATTAGTACAAGGAAtaaaccatggaggtattagtctacgGAGTGGGTGTTCTAATGCAAATACTATAGTCAGGGGGTGGCCATGTCTACAGTGTTACTTGGTAAGTTTGTGaagcagtccccccccccccctcctcctgttTCAGCTAACTAGAGCGACATATTGGTTTAGTCGCCCAAAATATTGGCATTGTAATATttcgcattgtggaaacagttttaatgcTATTTCTTTGTGAAAGTGGTTGTTTTTAACGACTAGGTTATAATACACACATACTAGCCAGAAATGTTTTGGTTGGAAAAATATAGCGAAATTGACTTCAATGCATGCCGTcacctgacaattcctaactcgaTGACTATAGTATTTGTGTAGAGTTGAATTCGCTCTGGTCAGCAACTGACCAGCAAAACCAACCATAAATATATAAAGGCTCATGCTAGAAGTTTATGTGATAACTTTAAAGTAACTCGCTAGGAAATAcctaaaaatatttacatcaataaaTAAAGGAATCAgcattaaacttcattataaaataatttgctaTCAACGTGGGACTTCAATTATTAACACTGTAAAGATTGCAAAGCTTTTTTCCCAACCTCTTACCACTATGAAATGAAACCACATATGTTAGATATAATCTAGACCCATTATTGTACTCTACGCATGACGCTACCATTGGTTTACGAAGAGCCAAGGGAGCTGTCAAAATCAAATGTCATTAACATTCACAAGTATGTTAATAGTAGGCCTATAGGAGCTCCGGCACCAGGCTTCAGGGCGTGATTCTTGGTGCCGAGgtaccgaccgccatattggattgtgacgtcacggcggccatcatggatgaccttaaccttaaacccggtggccatcttgaatccgccattttattttctagtaCTTTCCGCCATCTAGGAAACGAATGATCCGCTCCCTAATGTTTttattacggccgccatcttgaaaatccgtaatttttatgctgggaaatcaggaaaaattttaaaatttataaaaaaaataataaatcaaaatttaataaactattatttttaaaaacgcaTTTATGTCGTGGAGTCCTCCATTCTAACTCGGCGAGGGCAAAAAAGGTGACTGAtccttcctctacggaagccgctggcagactggccacccaccactaataccaaggtgtgtatgtgtgtgtgtatatatatatatatatatatatataaaaccagctAGTATGATATGTCCGCCATCTGGTTatttatcgtctgctagaggtcACCATCGTGTTTTGGTCTGCTAGAGTGCGTTACTGCCATATTAgcttaagttttacccgctagagtgcaagaatcatttattattatctaCTGTGGGGCTACATaaatttagaacttttttttagCATGGCTACAATATTTCAGTGCCTTTTGTAAACCATATCCTAACAATCCGATTTTGCTTATTCTGGAAAACCATTCCAGCCACATTTATCTTCAGTCATATGAATTTTATTTCAATTCAAACAAAAGCTGGGCTCTCTAAATCCCTTGCATATCACCAGGACGAGTTGGGGAAAccaccactctctctctctctctctttcgtatttaaagtgaaatactctccctctctctctcttcactTGGCAACACTACGACGCAACGTCATAGCAACTGGGATGGGATCGTCAAGAAAGCTCAACAAATATGTACTTTGTCGGCGCAGTCGAACgttccttttttttctctcattgTCAGTGGTTGCGGAGGTTATTCATCAGCGAGGACAGTTCCTAGCAAGATGGCGACTGCGAGAGATGATGGCGAAAGAGTAGTAACGGAGTTTCAGAAGCAGCCTGGAGCGAGCGACAGCAGTCACAACGGCCTTCATCGCACGGGAGTGCGACATGCATCCAGCCGACCCCTTGGTCTCGGGGATGGCGTCCATCTTTATTTTCTGGAAGGCGGGGCTAacggtgggtttacgattgaaaattaagaattaagacttaagacttagtcgtgtacttaccatatgacgctatgtaaactagtggaatggtttatgattgtcgtgtgtgaattttgacgggtcgtgtgcgaactatatgatgacttaagacttaacagaaatggttatattttatatttttcgttaagacttaagggaaacGACCAATAACAAAAAAcaggaagtttatgtcttattattggaccgagcgaggcagtattttgggttagaattcgtatatttgtcatttgtaatcatcatccatttcgaaaaatagatatcccatttgtcaataacctatttcaaacctgcttctccgtttcgaacaatggccgaccatgtgttttgtgctgtgattagttagaattaacgacttctatgtcaatcataaactggaaaatgtagttttgacttaatcgtgtgctcgatgttaagttataattcttaaggaaatcaatcgtaaacccaccttaacggTCTGTTGTTTCCGGAAACTACGCCGCCcctgacaacccccccccccttttttttttccttttccctgGTCGGCAGTACCATTATAGATCACGTTGCGATTCACAGCCAACCAAACCTATATATCGAATATCCTGACAATccttaaatgaataaataataactcCTGAgcacataaaataataaagccTTAAAATAAATCATCAGTTAATAAAGCCAAATAAATATAACCAAATGAccaaatatacttatatatattattaaacctGTCTTAATGTAGataaagaaatacatattttttaaatcaaactcAAAATCAGCACAAATACCAtatataaatatagtaattaatgAAATCAATATTAATGATAATGATCTATCAATATAT
The Bacillus rossius redtenbacheri isolate Brsri chromosome 14, Brsri_v3, whole genome shotgun sequence DNA segment above includes these coding regions:
- the LOC134538850 gene encoding putative proline-rich protein 21 — translated: MLCAVPTMRSMPAVWPMSSVQPMPTQSAVSSLSAVCCFLRPMSPMPALLSSPSCSFMWAMSSMPTMPRFLLPVSSMPSLLPRPSCTFVWAMSPMPTMPRFLLPVSSMPSMLSSPSCSFVWAMSSMPAMPRFLLPVSSMPSLLPRPSCSFVWAMPSMPAMLPLLPTSMLPVSPMPAWPSLHALQPPADLRAQEGGDTALQQQSCEQPPG